Proteins from one Fischerella sp. PCC 9605 genomic window:
- a CDS encoding IS1/IS1595 family N-terminal zinc-binding domain-containing protein, translating into MKKEPVVQDSLYSSVEMQVLKQNNPNPDEEIREIKCPHCGSIKYWLNGTISNKQHYRCKDCKRTYTLNPFGRDDLKLDNVSCRWCNSKNFIRAGIKKAGKQTCKCRDCNKTFTINAERPDILIAPKKFDFNHDIWTTEHLGYEKGVHSHDKINFSCIQQPWLKYYLKKFILYQSSTRLAFSTLRNKVG; encoded by the coding sequence ATGAAAAAAGAACCAGTTGTTCAAGACTCGTTATATTCTTCTGTAGAAATGCAAGTATTAAAGCAAAACAATCCTAATCCAGATGAAGAAATTAGAGAAATTAAATGTCCGCATTGTGGCAGTATAAAATACTGGTTAAATGGCACAATTTCAAACAAACAACATTACCGATGTAAAGATTGTAAACGTACATACACTCTGAACCCTTTTGGTAGAGATGATTTAAAACTTGATAACGTAAGCTGCCGATGGTGTAACAGTAAAAATTTTATTCGAGCAGGTATTAAAAAAGCAGGAAAACAAACATGCAAATGCAGAGACTGTAATAAAACATTTACAATTAACGCAGAAAGACCTGATATTCTAATTGCTCCGAAAAAGTTTGATTTTAACCACGATATTTGGACTACTGAACATCTAGGTTATGAGAAAGGAGTCCACTCTCATGACAAAATTAATTTTTCTTGTATTCAACAACCTTGGCTTAAATACTACTTGAAAAAATTCATTCTCTATCAGTCTAGTACTAGACTAGCCTTTAGTACTTTACGTAATAAAGTAGGTTAG
- a CDS encoding tyrosine-type recombinase/integrase: MEEIKFNQEFEGINRSLVIQFFAYLKTNKYSYSMHTHCISTLKTFFETGILNHWFKIEPALVRPEDWLKKTKRLPRFIPEEVMTQLIQHLDNLPESVMRMVLVNIECGFRVGELIRLKLDCLKSDGKGGWHIQYQMYKMNKEHTKPISNELAKVIQEQQAYIKQLFGNDFSYLFCGRTRGYTKGQYKGVFIGVKQIMSAQAFSRHLNALAQRFQIKDKSGKVWNFQSHQFRHTVGTRMINAGVPQHIIQRYLGHESPEMTMVYAHIHDDTLKKEIEKYHESKVVNFQGESVELDSTILSSNDDLEWFKKNVQARALEHGYCARPKLLGDCDIPGFDGCYNCPHWRTNKNFLPILKDTLERTNSVLEKARNCGWQLQVNKNTPIKENLEKVIKTLEADND; encoded by the coding sequence TTGGAAGAAATAAAATTTAACCAAGAATTTGAAGGTATTAATAGGAGTTTGGTGATACAGTTTTTTGCGTACTTAAAAACTAATAAATATTCTTATTCAATGCATACCCATTGTATATCGACCCTCAAAACTTTCTTTGAAACAGGAATTCTTAATCACTGGTTTAAGATTGAGCCTGCTTTAGTTAGACCTGAAGACTGGTTAAAGAAAACTAAAAGACTTCCTAGATTCATTCCAGAGGAAGTAATGACACAGCTTATTCAGCATTTAGATAATTTACCTGAATCTGTAATGCGAATGGTTCTAGTTAATATAGAATGTGGATTTAGAGTAGGGGAATTAATTAGACTAAAACTAGATTGTTTAAAATCTGATGGAAAGGGAGGTTGGCACATTCAATATCAAATGTACAAGATGAATAAAGAGCATACTAAACCTATCAGCAATGAGTTAGCTAAAGTTATTCAAGAACAACAAGCATATATAAAACAGTTATTTGGTAATGACTTCTCGTATTTATTTTGTGGTAGAACACGGGGATACACAAAAGGACAGTATAAAGGGGTATTTATTGGTGTAAAACAAATAATGTCTGCTCAAGCTTTTAGCAGACATCTAAATGCTTTAGCTCAAAGATTTCAAATCAAAGATAAATCTGGTAAGGTCTGGAATTTTCAAAGTCATCAGTTTAGGCATACTGTTGGCACTCGAATGATTAATGCTGGTGTTCCCCAACATATTATTCAGCGTTATTTAGGTCATGAGTCGCCAGAGATGACAATGGTATATGCTCACATTCATGATGACACCCTCAAAAAAGAAATTGAAAAATATCACGAATCAAAAGTAGTTAATTTCCAAGGTGAATCTGTTGAGCTAGACTCAACAATACTTTCTAGTAATGATGACTTGGAATGGTTCAAGAAGAATGTACAAGCCAGAGCATTAGAGCATGGTTACTGTGCTAGACCCAAACTATTAGGTGATTGTGATATTCCTGGTTTTGATGGTTGCTACAACTGCCCACATTGGAGGACTAATAAAAACTTCCTGCCCATTCTAAAAGATACCTTAGAGCGTACTAATAGCGTTTTAGAAAAAGCTCGGAACTGTGGTTGGCAACTGCAAGTTAATAAGAATACGCCGATCAAAGAAAACTTAGAGAAAGTCATTAAAACCTTGGAGGCAGACAATGACTAA